TTTTATCACTTCGGTAAATTGTCTTACCAAACATTGTTACTCTTGACTGCAAGGCACTGTCTTCTGTTAGATTAGAGCCTTGTGCATAGGCTATTTGCGCATTGCCCCCCACATATTTTTTGATAGCCGCCAATACAGACAGATTTTCCTGAGTATTGGCACCTACACTCCAGGTTCCTCCCATTTGATTGGCGGCATCCGCCAAAGGGCCAATAACAGCAATATTCCCAGAAGTTTTCAAAGGGAGTAAATCATCTTGATTTTTCAATAATACAAAACTTTCTTCTGCAGCTTTTTGAGCTAATGCTCTATTTTGTACTGTAAAAGCTTCTGTCGCCGCTCTATTAATGTCGCAATATTTATACGGATTTTGAAATAATCCTAATTTGTACTTTGCCTCTAAAACCAAACGACAAGCGTTGTTTATTTCTTCCAATGAGATTTTATGTTCTTGCAGTGATTTTTTTAAAGTTGTCAGGAAGCCTTCACCCACCATATCCATATCTACTCCAGCTTTTAATGCTAATGCAGAAACTTCTTGTAGGTTACCCATGCCATGCTCCATCATTTCATTGATGCCAGTATAATCAGTAACTACAAACCCTTTGAATCCCCATTGTTTGCGCAAAACATCAGTCAACAACCAACGATTGCCAGTTGCTGGGACATAGTCTACCACGTTGAAAGATGCCATTACACTTCCTACACCTGCATCTATTGCAGCTTTGTATGGTGGAAAATAATCATTATACATGGTCAGATGACTCATATCAACCGTGTTATAATCGCGACCAGCCTCTACCGCTCCATAAAGAGCAAAATGTTTTACGCAAGCCAAAATATTTTCACTGGAACTAAAGTCTCCTTGATAGCCTTCAACCATCACTTTTGCAATTTGGCTTCCCAAAAAAGGATCTTCGCCGCTACCTTCTGCAACACGTCCCCAACGAGGATCACGGGAAATATCTACCATTGGACTATAGGTCCAACAAATACCATTAGCGCTCGCTTCTTTAGCCGCTGTTTGTGCAGTTTGCTTAATTAAAGCAGTATCCCAGCTACAGGATAATGCAAGTGGTATAGGAAATTGTGTTTCGTAACCATGGATAATGTCCATTCCAAAAATAAGCGGAATATGAAGTCGACTTTTTTCTACAGCAACCTTTTGAATATCTCTAATTTTTTCTACCCCTTTAATATTAAATAATCCACCTACATTACCCTCTTGAATACTTTTTCCGATATTGGAATTTTTCACTTGTCCTGTTGTAAAATCTCCTGCACTGGGCAAGTTTAACTGCCCTATCTTTTCATTCAAATTCATTTTACTCATGAGATTAGCAACAAATTTATCCATTATCTGCTCTTGTTTCCGAGATTGTGCATTTACAAATAATGGCAGAATAAATAATATAAGTATTATCTTTTTCATTTTGAACATATAGAGAAATATTTAATTTAGTAAATAATTTTATAGTTTTTTATGAAAAATAACCAGTTTCTCATTTAAAAATATTTTCATAAACATGCATCACTCTGATTTTGTTACTGAGGAGCGCTCAGACACTCCACTTGCATTTATCGCTTCTATTTGGAAATAATAGGGTGTATCCTTTTCCATGACTTTGAACCAGTAATCATTTTGCCCATACACCATTATACAATTATATAATTTATGGGGTTTAGTCCCAAAATAAATATTATAAGCAAATGCATCATCCGACATTCTCCACCTTAACCAAGCACTACGTGTATCCTTTTCTCCTCTCAAGATTGTAAATCCTTCCACTGGTTTTGGTTTTGCTTGATTCGCATTGCCAAAGATGCGTAATCCGCTAATGGCAAATTTACCAGTAGGCATATGTACATTTATCAATTTAATATATCTAGCTTTTATAGGTGACCTGAGTTCTATATAATCGTGTGGGACATCATATTTGTTTTTCGATTTATCTATCAGCATCTTCCAATTTTTCCCATCTAAAGAATAATACATTTTATATTGAATATAACTGTCAACCTGTTTACCCAAAAAAGTAGCATCTTGGTCTGCATAATTTATCTGAATTGCATTAATAGTACAAACACTACCCAAATCTGATTGAATAAATTCGCCTGGGTCAGCAGTTTTAGCACTCCAGTAAGTTTGTATTCTTTCATCAACAGCATAATTTGGTTCATAACCACCCAAGGTAGAACTTACAGTAATTGGTTTTTCATAATTCAATAACATCCATCCGGTAAAATAAGGACTATTGTAAGAAGTATTATCTTTTATTTCTTTTGCAGCAGGAAGATAATGCGGGTAATCACCAAAAGAGGTATTACACCACA
The Arachidicoccus soli DNA segment above includes these coding regions:
- the bglX gene encoding beta-glucosidase BglX; its protein translation is MKKIILILFILPLFVNAQSRKQEQIMDKFVANLMSKMNLNEKIGQLNLPSAGDFTTGQVKNSNIGKSIQEGNVGGLFNIKGVEKIRDIQKVAVEKSRLHIPLIFGMDIIHGYETQFPIPLALSCSWDTALIKQTAQTAAKEASANGICWTYSPMVDISRDPRWGRVAEGSGEDPFLGSQIAKVMVEGYQGDFSSSENILACVKHFALYGAVEAGRDYNTVDMSHLTMYNDYFPPYKAAIDAGVGSVMASFNVVDYVPATGNRWLLTDVLRKQWGFKGFVVTDYTGINEMMEHGMGNLQEVSALALKAGVDMDMVGEGFLTTLKKSLQEHKISLEEINNACRLVLEAKYKLGLFQNPYKYCDINRAATEAFTVQNRALAQKAAEESFVLLKNQDDLLPLKTSGNIAVIGPLADAANQMGGTWSVGANTQENLSVLAAIKKYVGGNAQIAYAQGSNLTEDSALQSRVTMFGKTIYRSDKSDETLLNEALEVAQKSDVIIAALGESAEFSGESSSRSNINIPDVQEKLLKALIKTGKPVVLLLFNGRPLTLPWEEKNVPAILDVWFGGTETGNAVANVLFGKVNPGGKLTMTFPQNGGQIPLYYNHLNTGRPLKKGHWFEKFKSNYLDVSNDPVYPFGFGLSYTSFSYGKLRLSNIALKGNQVLKASVSITNTGNYDGSEVVQLYIRDLVGSISRPVEELKGFRKIFLKAGESKEVSFDITPNDLKFYNADLKYDWQSGKFNIMVGTNSRDIQSQMIEWDK